The genomic region TTAGGAGGAAATATGTATCAACCAAGGCTTGAAACTTTACCCCGCGAAGAACTGGAAAAACTTCAACTTAAAAGACTTAGAGCTACCCTAAGACATATTCAGGAAAATAATCAAACCTATTTCCAGAGATTTGGAGATTTTTCCCCTGAAGACATAAAAACCCTCGCTGATCTCAGAAATCTCCCCTTTATTACTAAAGACGAACTAAGAGAGGCTTATCCCTTTAAACTAGCCTGCGCCCCCAAAGAAGACTTCGTGCGCTTTCACATGTCTTCAGGCACAACCGGTACTCCGGTTATCAATCCTTACACCCGTTCAGACGTGGAACAATGGGCTGAGATTATGGCTCGCTGTCTTTCGGCAGCCACCCTTACCCACAAGGACGTTTTTCAGATAACCCCTGGTTTTGGCCTTTTTAACGGCGGTTTTGGTTTCCATTATGGAGCCGAAAGAATTGGCTGCTTTGTAGTACCCATAGGCCCAGGGCGAACTCTTATGCAACTTAAGTTTATCAAAGACTTCGGCACTACCGCCATAGCGGCTATTTCTTCCTATCCTTTACGCCTTATTGAAGTGGCCAAGGCCGAAGGGTTTGACTTTAAAAAAAGCAAACTCAGAGTGGGCATTTTTGGGGCCGAGGTCTGGAGTAACGAGACCCGTAAATTCATAGAAGAAGAAATGGGCATAGAGACCTTTGATATAATCGGCATGACAGAAACCGGAGGCGTAGGGTTAGGTATTGATTGTATTGCCAAAGCAGGCATTCACGTTTGGGAAGACCATTACATCGTGGAAATTGTTGACCCTGAAACCGGTGAACTGTTACCAGATGGCGAAGAAGGCGAACTGGTAATAACCACTTTAACCCGTGAAGGCCTTCCCCTGATACGCTATCGCACCAGGGATATTACCAGAGTAGTCTCAAGAGGGCGCTGTGCCTGTGGGCGCACCATGTTGCGGCTTGCCCGCATTAAGGGCCGCACTGATGATATGCTAAAAGTCAAAGGGGTTAACTTCTATCCTCGTCAGATTGAAGAGATCATCATGGCCCATCCGGAAACCCTTCCCGACTATTTGATAAGAATTGGTAAAAAAGAAGGCAAAGATTTCATAGAAATTCTCGTGGAAAGCCGCACCCTTGATGAAACCCTTAAAAAACGCCTGGAAGAGGAAATCTACAATTACTTAGGATTTAGGGCCCAGGTGATCCTTCTTCCTGAGGGGCAGATTCCACGGCGCGAAGGAAAGGCCGTAAGGGTTGAAAAAATAGAAGAATAGGCCAAGAGGGGCAGGGTTTTATGAGCAAGCGCATAGTTGCCCTAGCCCCTCTGGCTGGTTTTACCGAAAGCGCCTTTAGGAGGCTTTCCCGCGAACTCGGTGCTAACCTTACCTGGACGGAGCTTGTCAGTGCGGACGCCCTTTTGGCCAAAGGCCTTGATTTACCGAACAGTTATGTTTCAGCAGCTGAGCGGCCAATTCGTTTCCAGCTCCACGGCTACGATGAAAAGAAGCTAGCCAAAGCAGCAGAACTGGTTTTAACCAAAATTAGGCCTGATGGCCTTGATTTAAACGCCGGTTGCCCGGCCCCCAAAGTCCTAAAAACCGGAGGAGGAGCCGCTCTTCTAGGAGACCTACCCAGACTATTTCGCCTTGCCCGCACTCTTTCCGAAATAAGCCACGGATTTGGTGTAGATTTCTCCGTTAAGTTTAGACTTGGCCTAAAAGAAGACCAGCTTGAAAAGATAGCTGAGACCCTTCTTAAGGCAGGTGTGGATATACTTGTCCTTCACCCTCGCACGGCCAAACAGGGTTTTAGCGGTAAGGCCCGCTGGGAAAGAATAAAAGACCTTGCTATTCTGGCTAAGGGGAAGGCCCAAGTTTACGGAAGTGGGGATATAACTTGCCTGAAAGACCTGGGGATATTTTTTGGCGAAACCAAGGCCCAGGGAGTTCTCATCGGCCGCGCCGCCCTGACCCGAACCTGGATTTTTGCCGAATGGAAACTAGCGCAGGAATTTGAACTTAACTTTTATGGTCGTCTCTCTCTTTTGCGAAAACTTGACTTTTATCTATCAGAGTATCGTTCTCAAGAAGAACGATTACGAATACTAAAAACATTTGCTCCCAAATTTTTGAAATCCATGCCTTACAAACGCAAATTTTTGCCTTTGATTCTCAAGGCCAAAGATTTTGAATTTTTTTGGAAAGGCCTTGAGTATTGGGCAGAAACATGCCGATAGGAATATAGATGAAAGCCGAAACTTTACGTTTAATAAACAAATACAAGCGCACAGCCAATCTTCCTTCATTTGAGGAAACGGCACTTGCCCTTGAGAGGCTCAGGCTTGAATACTATCCGACCACAGAACGCATGGTAAGAATTGTGCTTCTTGACCCTGGGCTTTGTTGTCAGCTTTTGCGTACGGGAAACTCGGTCTTTTACAATCCCATGGGCCTCCCCATGAAGACTATTTCGAGAGTGATATCTCTTCTTGGCTATGAAAATTTAAAGAGCCTGGCTAAAGGTCCTCATTTTTCCAAAGAAGACCTTAAAAACAAGGAACTAAGTAGAGAATTGGCCATATCCATATTAGCGGCGCATTTTGCCGGAAAAGCAGCGCTAAAAAAGAACTTAAACGCCGAAGAAGCTTATCTAGCTACTCTTTTAAAACGCCTGGGACGATTGATTTTGCTCCTATATAGCCCGGAATACTATGAAAAGATAAAAAGCTTACCCCCGCGCCAGAGAAAAGAAGCCTTTTACGTGGTGGGAGAAAAACTGGCCAAGCAATGGAATTTCCCCGAGTTTATTTTGAATAATTTGGAAGGACGAGAAGTTTTTATTCGTCCAAAAAGGCTTGAACACCTTTGCCTTTACGCTGATCTTATGGCCGCAGGCATCGTAGCGGAAAAAGGGCCTCTTGGCTGGGAGAACCTCTTTCACTCTCTGGACGAAGTTGACGAAGTTATCAAAAATTTTTCTAAAAACGCTGGCCATTTGCCAGACCCAATTCTAAGTCAACTAAAAATAGAAATCTCGGCCAAACCTTCTTTGTCTGACGTAAAAGTTGGCCCTTATTTACCTGAAGAGGCCCTAAATCTAGCCCAAAAGTTTTTAACAAGCCTTTGTGAAGAACTTTCTGCTGAGGGTCAACTGATATATCGTGAAGGAGAAAGATTTTTCCAGATGGATTCGCAAGGTGAAAAAGAAATAAAAGAGGGGTCTTTTAAACGTTTTCTTATGAGCAATGAAATTGTAGCTTACGATGGCCGTGTTTATCTACCTGTGGCCTTTCATAAATTGCCAGCTATTTTAATGGTAATTGACTACCAAAAACCCTTGAGTAATGAAGAGCTTTACGGCCTACGTTTTATAAAACGCACATTAGAAGATCTACTGGAAAAGTTATAAGTCCTACATAAAAGGCTTGCAAGTTTTTAAGCCAAGATAAGACATTTTACGAAAATTCTGACTATAAGAAACAAAGATTTTGTTAAGGGGAGAGCTGGTTAAGAGATTTTCGGAGCTCAAAAAATTAAAATTTATTTCTACTATTAATCCGAGTATTTTTACACGACAAAGTATCGCCGCTGACATAATCGCTAAAGCAAAGTAACCTTACGCTGTCACTGCGAGGACTCGTTAGAGGCCGAAGCAGTCTTAGAAATCCCTTCGCTGCGCTCGGGACAAGGATTGCTTCGCTTCGCTCGTAATGACTCAACTATCGCCTATTTAGTGATTCCATTACTAGAAATCTTGAGATTTAATGTCACAAAGTTGCTATTAAGAAGTCATCTTCGTGTAAAATATATTCATTATTTTCCTCAAAAAAAGCGGAGGATTACCATGTTTAAATTGGCCCACATTTCAGACTTACACGTAAGTGGCTATAACTATATGAAACCTTGGGGAGAAAATCTTATTGACTTGTTAGAAGATCTTAAACCAAACTATGTAGTAGTAACTGGGGACTTAACTGATGATGGTTACTTGTATGAGTATGAACTGGCCCACTATTTTTTGCAGAAAATAAAATTTACCACTTTTGTTGTACCTGGGAATCATGACGCCAGAAATGAAGGCTATCAAGTGTTTGAAGAATTTTTTGGTAGCCGTTTCCCATATTTTGAGAACGAAAAGGTAGTACTTCTGGGTATAGATTCAACTGAACCAGATATTGATGACGGTCATGTGGGCAGAGAAAACTATCACTTGATTAGAGAAAAACTTGGAGGTTCAAGTAAATTTAAAATAATGTGTTTACATCATCATTTAATACCTATTCCTTACACTGGACGGGAGAGAAATATACCCGTTGATGCCGGCGATGTACTAAAAATTTGCGTTGAGGAAGGAATAAATTGTGTTTTATCTGGCCATAAACATTATCCCTGGATATGGCAGTTAGAAAAGACCTTTTACATAACCGCAGGTACAGCTACATCGCGCCGTCTCAAAGGTTATTCTTACCCTTCTTTTAACGTACTTCACGTTACTGAAGATTTACTCAAAATAGATATCGTAAACGTTCACGAAAAAAGGATTCAAGAAACAAAAGAATATCCTATAGTTTAAGCTATCTCATAACGAAATGATAACCAATAAAAAAGGGGTGGCTTGGCCACCCCTTTTGAAACGCCTCCGTAACAGCTATTAATACGGACCTGTGGACATGACCGGGCTAAGTTCTTCAATCTTTCCGTGCTTAATCCGGTAGTTATACAGATCTTCAATGTCTTTATACAACTGGAAGATCTGGAAGAAACCATGCCAGTGTGACCAGTCTGGCCCACCCATGGCATAACCCATACGAGCGCGGCGTCCGGTGTGATGCCAGAGGTAATACCAGAGCTCCTGCACGGGATCTTTCCAAGGGTCATCTTTTAACAGATTTTTAGATTTGAGGTCAGCCAACATCTTTTGAACATTCTTGGCATAGGTGTTGTAAAGCGCCACGGCATCATCAAGGTTTTTGAAGAAAGATTCGGTGTGAAGAGGAGAGTGACAGTTGATACAAACTTTCTTCATATTTTCACGGCCTTTCATACCGTCACCACGAGCACCCTTACGGATATCACTAATAGGAGAGTAAAGGCGCCATTTCAGACGTTCAGCCACGTTATGGGTAGTAGCCAGTTCACCAATTCCACTCATGTGACAAGTAGCACAGGTTGGAGCGGAGTAATCACCAGGCTCCCAGGCATCAGGAGCAGAATCCCACTTCCATTTATTTCCTTCTGCGTGGTAGCGCTTACCGTGCTGGCTACCTAAATAAGTTTCCACGTTCGGATGGTCAGGACCAATGTGGCACTTATCACAAGCAGTAGGCTTACGTGCTTCAGCTATACTAAACTTATGACGAGTATGACAAACAGCACAATTGCCGGCACTACCATCTGGATAACGCTGACCAATACCAGAAGGCCAGGTGCCAGGAAGAGGCTTGTTATCAGGACCAAGTTCTATTTTCCCACCGTGACAATCTGCACAACCAGTACGTTTGGATGCAGTGGTACGTGGGTCTCCTTCAGGAACACCCATAAATATTCCACCTTCATAATGGTACATAAGTTTTGCCATTTTTTTACTTTCTACCACCGGTACACTGGCCATTTTAGCGTGGGCGCTTTTTTCAAACTGTTCCACTTCTGAAGGGTGGCACTTAGCACAGGTCTTAGGTGAAACCAGGGGAGAGGTATAAATGTTAGTCCCCTTAATACCGGCACATTGACTGGCCATAGGAGAATTTTTAGGCACTACGTGACAGTCATAACAGGAGACACCGGCATGGGCCATGCGGCTCATCTTCCAGTCGGCCACAATGCCAGGGGTTTTTTTAGAGTGACACTCAATACATTGAATGGCTTCTTTAGAATACCCCCTGATAATAACTAATTTTTTGCCAGCCAGATTAGTGTACTGCTTCTGGGCCTGAGCCTGAACTAGGCTTAGCCCTAAGACAAAAAACATGGATAGAAAACAAATACTAAAAACCCTGCCTACCCTCATACAATCCTCCTTAACTTTTATTTTTCATTTTTAGCCAGCTTTTGGGAAGCTGCCTTCTCCTGCATCACCATCATTAAATTGCCATGGCCTACATTACGGTGACAAGAAATACATGTTTCTTTAGTCATTCCTAATTCATATTGACGGTGAGCACTAAAGGCCTTAAGTGGGATTCCGGGAGCAACTAATTCCTGGTGGCATTTGCGACAGCTAGACTCATAAACGTGTTTGTCAGCCCCTTGTTTGGCCCAGCGCTCAAGCCAATATTGGGGAGTACTTCCTTTGCCCTGCATATTGGCAAGGTAATCATTTAATCCCGCCTTCATTTTAGTTATCAAATAATTCGTAAAACCATCATGGGGCAGATGACAATCCGCACATTTGGCCTTCATAGCGCCTTTTTGAGCAGGACCATGCACACTGGCTTCCCAAGTTTCGTAAAAAGTTTTCATTGGATGACATGATGCACAAAATTTCACCTCATTAGAAGAAACTATTTTGGAGGCAGCAATTAGAGAACCAAAGGCAGCAACTACTATCCCGACAATTATCCCTAAAATCAAGCTACTTTTGTTCATAAAGCCTTGGCTCCTTTCAAATTATTTTTCGCTTGTTTCACTTTGACTTATTTTCTTTGTATATGGAAAAAGAGTAAATGTGGGGTTAAAGTTGTAACAGAAATGTTAACATTTTTGCCTTTAAATTAGG from Thermodesulfatator indicus DSM 15286 harbors:
- a CDS encoding phenylacetate--CoA ligase family protein, with protein sequence MYQPRLETLPREELEKLQLKRLRATLRHIQENNQTYFQRFGDFSPEDIKTLADLRNLPFITKDELREAYPFKLACAPKEDFVRFHMSSGTTGTPVINPYTRSDVEQWAEIMARCLSAATLTHKDVFQITPGFGLFNGGFGFHYGAERIGCFVVPIGPGRTLMQLKFIKDFGTTAIAAISSYPLRLIEVAKAEGFDFKKSKLRVGIFGAEVWSNETRKFIEEEMGIETFDIIGMTETGGVGLGIDCIAKAGIHVWEDHYIVEIVDPETGELLPDGEEGELVITTLTREGLPLIRYRTRDITRVVSRGRCACGRTMLRLARIKGRTDDMLKVKGVNFYPRQIEEIIMAHPETLPDYLIRIGKKEGKDFIEILVESRTLDETLKKRLEEEIYNYLGFRAQVILLPEGQIPRREGKAVRVEKIEE
- a CDS encoding cytochrome c3 family protein, encoding MNKSSLILGIIVGIVVAAFGSLIAASKIVSSNEVKFCASCHPMKTFYETWEASVHGPAQKGAMKAKCADCHLPHDGFTNYLITKMKAGLNDYLANMQGKGSTPQYWLERWAKQGADKHVYESSCRKCHQELVAPGIPLKAFSAHRQYELGMTKETCISCHRNVGHGNLMMVMQEKAASQKLAKNEK
- a CDS encoding multiheme c-type cytochrome, translating into MRVGRVFSICFLSMFFVLGLSLVQAQAQKQYTNLAGKKLVIIRGYSKEAIQCIECHSKKTPGIVADWKMSRMAHAGVSCYDCHVVPKNSPMASQCAGIKGTNIYTSPLVSPKTCAKCHPSEVEQFEKSAHAKMASVPVVESKKMAKLMYHYEGGIFMGVPEGDPRTTASKRTGCADCHGGKIELGPDNKPLPGTWPSGIGQRYPDGSAGNCAVCHTRHKFSIAEARKPTACDKCHIGPDHPNVETYLGSQHGKRYHAEGNKWKWDSAPDAWEPGDYSAPTCATCHMSGIGELATTHNVAERLKWRLYSPISDIRKGARGDGMKGRENMKKVCINCHSPLHTESFFKNLDDAVALYNTYAKNVQKMLADLKSKNLLKDDPWKDPVQELWYYLWHHTGRRARMGYAMGGPDWSHWHGFFQIFQLYKDIEDLYNYRIKHGKIEELSPVMSTGPY
- a CDS encoding metallophosphoesterase family protein, yielding MFKLAHISDLHVSGYNYMKPWGENLIDLLEDLKPNYVVVTGDLTDDGYLYEYELAHYFLQKIKFTTFVVPGNHDARNEGYQVFEEFFGSRFPYFENEKVVLLGIDSTEPDIDDGHVGRENYHLIREKLGGSSKFKIMCLHHHLIPIPYTGRERNIPVDAGDVLKICVEEGINCVLSGHKHYPWIWQLEKTFYITAGTATSRRLKGYSYPSFNVLHVTEDLLKIDIVNVHEKRIQETKEYPIV
- a CDS encoding tRNA dihydrouridine synthase, coding for MSKRIVALAPLAGFTESAFRRLSRELGANLTWTELVSADALLAKGLDLPNSYVSAAERPIRFQLHGYDEKKLAKAAELVLTKIRPDGLDLNAGCPAPKVLKTGGGAALLGDLPRLFRLARTLSEISHGFGVDFSVKFRLGLKEDQLEKIAETLLKAGVDILVLHPRTAKQGFSGKARWERIKDLAILAKGKAQVYGSGDITCLKDLGIFFGETKAQGVLIGRAALTRTWIFAEWKLAQEFELNFYGRLSLLRKLDFYLSEYRSQEERLRILKTFAPKFLKSMPYKRKFLPLILKAKDFEFFWKGLEYWAETCR
- a CDS encoding HDOD domain-containing protein; amino-acid sequence: MKAETLRLINKYKRTANLPSFEETALALERLRLEYYPTTERMVRIVLLDPGLCCQLLRTGNSVFYNPMGLPMKTISRVISLLGYENLKSLAKGPHFSKEDLKNKELSRELAISILAAHFAGKAALKKNLNAEEAYLATLLKRLGRLILLLYSPEYYEKIKSLPPRQRKEAFYVVGEKLAKQWNFPEFILNNLEGREVFIRPKRLEHLCLYADLMAAGIVAEKGPLGWENLFHSLDEVDEVIKNFSKNAGHLPDPILSQLKIEISAKPSLSDVKVGPYLPEEALNLAQKFLTSLCEELSAEGQLIYREGERFFQMDSQGEKEIKEGSFKRFLMSNEIVAYDGRVYLPVAFHKLPAILMVIDYQKPLSNEELYGLRFIKRTLEDLLEKL